In Cynocephalus volans isolate mCynVol1 chromosome 3, mCynVol1.pri, whole genome shotgun sequence, one DNA window encodes the following:
- the KLK4 gene encoding kallikrein-4, translating into MTPRCFPPALTSACTSAVALAHLCPALPPHLCSQCGDPASVSSLAPLALLPPPPHPRFPSINQHFGSTCKMNPESTYFSSPWTMGPVISHVGRCHLRPPRRSLLALPRTRTRNAQLPGPAPQTHHVALSLKAPSSETPRPPPYLLVPVIFLQARCEQKLGSFLACVQQLQRRSEAELSSGSLLRGGCITLALAGSPLCTRYHVKALSMHFPFESTPEVSSNGYPGFTEQGADMTATTGNPGGWFLGYLILGVTGPLSSVSAGGGSIVNGEDCRPHSQPWQAALFARNEFFCAGVLVHPRWVLSAAHCFQKSFTIGLGLHSLEATQEPGSRVMEATLSVQHPEYNKPLLANDLMLIRLNESVPKSDSIRNISISSQCPTAGDSCLVSGWGLLVDGGLPTVLQCVNISVVSEEDCDEHYAPIYHPSMFCAGGGQDQKDSCNGDSGGPLVCNGSLQGLVSFGQAQCGQPGTPGVYTNLCKFTDWIEQTIQAN; encoded by the exons ATGACTCCGCGCTGCTTCCCGCCAGCCCTGACCTCTGCCTGCACCTCTGCAGTCGCACTCGCCCACCtttgcccagccctgcccccacaccTCTGCTCCCAGTGCGGGGACCCAGCCTCCGTGTCATCCCTGGCTCCTCTagcccttctccctcctccacctcACCCCCGATTCCCGTCCATCAATCAGCACTTTGGCTCTACCTGCAAAATGAACCCCGAGTCCACCTATTTTTCTTCTCCCTGGACCATGGGCCCCGTCATCTCTCACGTGGGACGTTGTCACCTCCGACCTCCACGACG GAGCCTGCTCGCTCTGCCTCGCACACGCACACGCAATGCTCAGCTGCCAGGACCGGCTCCTCAGACCCATCACGTGGCTCTCAGCTTaaaggccccctcctctgagacTCCCCGACCGCCACCTTATTTGCTGGTCCCTGTAATTTTTCTTCAAGCCCGATGCGAGCAGAAACTTGGCTCCTTCCTGGCGTGTGTCCAGCAGCTCCAGCGGCGCTCAGAGGCGGAGCTGTCCAGTGGCTCTTTACTGCGTGGAGGCTGCATCACGCTCGCGCTCGCTGGGAGCCCACTATGCACCCGATACCATGTCAAGGCACTTTCTATGCATTTTCCCTTTGAGTCCACTCCAGAAGTGAGCAGCAATGGTTACCCTGGTTTTACAGAGCAGG GTGCTGACATGACGGCCACAACAGGAAACCCTGGGGGCTGGTTCCTGGGGTACCTCATCCTCGGTGTCACAG GACCCCTCAGCTCTGTCTCTGCGGGCGGCGGCAGCATCGTCAACGGCGAGGACTGCCGCCCGCACTCGCAGCCCTGGCAGGCCGCGCTGTTCGCGCGAAACGAGTTTTTCTGCGCGGGCGTCCTGGTGCATCCTCGGTGGGTGCTGTCAGCCGCACACTGTTTCCAGAA ATCCTTCACCATCGGGCTGGGCCTGCACAGTCTCGAGGCCACCCAAGAACCAGGCAGCCGGGTGATGGAGGCCACCCTCTCGGTACAGCACCCAGAGTACAACAAACCCCTTCTCGCCAACGACCTCATGCTCATCCGGTTGAACGAGTCAGTGCCCAAGTCTGACAGCATCCGGAACATCAGCATCAGCTCCCAGTGCCCGACCGCTGGGGATTCTTGCCTCGTGTCTGGCTGGGGTCTGCTGGTGGACG GCGGACTGCCCACAGTGCTCCAGTGTGTGAATATCTCAGTGGTGTCCGAGGAGGACTGCGATGAGCACTACGCCCCCATATACCATCCCAGCATGTTCTGCGCTGGTGGAGGACAGGACCAAAAGGACTCCTGTAAT GGTGACTCTGGGGGGCCCCTGGTCTGCAATGGGTCCCTGCAAGGCCTCGTGTCTTTTGGACAAGCCCAGTGTGGCCAACCCGGTACTCCAGGCGTTTACACCAACCTGTGCAAATTCACTGACTGGATTGAGCAAACCATCCAGGCCAATTAG